One window of the Candidatus Zixiibacteriota bacterium genome contains the following:
- a CDS encoding hypothetical protein (Evidence 5 : Unknown function), with protein sequence MGINRFFDFSSAQLKVVIFLTGLLLILSFYSFIKGFSEAGTEGINLSVNVGDGDLRYQTVFRVDPNFSPADSLDLIPGIGPVLSRRIVAYRDSVGHFEKVEDLLKVRGISRKLLEKIGPYFEIRPW encoded by the coding sequence ATGGGTATTAACCGCTTTTTTGATTTTTCTTCGGCCCAATTGAAGGTTGTTATATTTCTGACCGGGCTCCTTCTGATCCTTTCCTTCTATAGTTTCATTAAAGGTTTTTCCGAGGCCGGAACCGAGGGGATAAACTTGAGCGTGAATGTCGGTGACGGTGACCTCCGCTATCAGACTGTCTTCCGGGTAGATCCGAATTTTTCCCCGGCCGATTCACTGGATCTCATCCCGGGAATCGGGCCGGTATTGTCGCGGCGGATTGTCGCCTATCGGGACAGTGTCGGGCATTTCGAGAAGGTTGAGGACCTTTTGAAGGTGCGCGGTATCAGCCGAAAGCTTCTGGAAAAGATTGGACCTTATTTCGAAATTCGACCATGGTAG
- a CDS encoding hypothetical protein (Evidence 5 : Unknown function), producing MVDLKERHIGLNVVGDKILIAANRSGGGLMVVDTLDDLKHLSHKGAFKNESGTLHFGVSEKEAVIKRVRIPASTNLDREKLILFEFLASLPGKEENYYLETHNLNGCPECLAVAYRRENIQRQIEECKSRLFAPSGFRLRSLAMASAFKHFSIPMGGDMICLLDISGDDITFCILDRGLPAAIGQLSNDYVCLEKEIYNTRGLLVDLAAILQYHLSLLFTGGHSAPLSLVILSGTEANADLAAIIGEKLKIKTLLPEFRSELLAGDLIPSAHQYFINLGLTVGF from the coding sequence ATGGTAGACCTCAAAGAGCGTCATATCGGTCTCAATGTCGTCGGGGATAAAATACTGATCGCCGCCAACCGGTCCGGCGGCGGGCTGATGGTAGTCGATACCCTTGATGACCTGAAACATTTGTCCCATAAAGGTGCCTTTAAAAACGAAAGTGGAACTCTTCATTTCGGGGTCAGCGAAAAGGAAGCCGTCATCAAAAGAGTAAGGATTCCGGCTTCCACCAATCTTGATCGGGAGAAACTGATTCTGTTCGAGTTTCTGGCATCACTGCCCGGAAAAGAAGAGAATTATTATCTGGAGACCCATAATCTTAACGGCTGTCCCGAGTGTCTCGCCGTGGCCTATCGGCGGGAGAATATTCAGCGGCAAATTGAAGAGTGCAAAAGCAGATTGTTTGCGCCGTCCGGATTCCGCCTTCGCTCACTGGCCATGGCTTCGGCCTTTAAGCATTTTTCAATTCCGATGGGCGGCGATATGATTTGCCTCCTCGATATATCCGGCGATGATATCACCTTTTGCATTCTTGATCGCGGCTTGCCCGCCGCTATCGGGCAACTGAGCAATGATTATGTCTGCCTCGAGAAAGAAATCTACAATACCCGCGGACTTCTGGTCGATCTGGCCGCGATCCTGCAATATCACCTGTCACTTCTTTTCACCGGCGGCCATTCCGCCCCGCTTTCTCTTGTAATATTATCCGGGACCGAAGCCAACGCCGACCTGGCCGCCATAATCGGGGAAAAGTTGAAAATAAAAACTCTTCTTCCCGAATTTCGCTCCGAATTACTTGCCGGTGATTTGATCCCCTCGGCTCATCAGTATTTTATAAATCTCGGATTGACGGTCGGCTTTTGA
- a CDS encoding putative ATP:guanido phosphotransferase Dred_0179 (Evidence 3 : Putative function from multiple computational evidences) gives MEMFEEMSKHPSGWLSGQGEESMVVLSSRVRLARNISGMTFPSAAGSDTKDKVVGYFESARSHSDKLARGTFVRAVDLTQLDREFLVERHLMSPTFMQDDGSSALYIGENEQVSIMVNEEDHFRIQALSPGLNPSEALRLAGEYDNEIGKYLQLDYDPDFGFLTACPTNVGTGMRASVLIHLPGLVITKDIEKVISKITKMGVVVRGFYGEGTDVLGNLFQISNHTTLGISEKEILDLITGVTKSIIEDEAGARQRLMDEASNQIIDKIWRAYGILKFARVLTSEEVMNLLSAVRLGVAMGIIDFIDISLINEILLLSQPAHIQKYLAEEMNSDRRDVVRAEIVRTKLQQSQN, from the coding sequence ATGGAAATGTTTGAGGAAATGTCCAAACATCCCAGCGGCTGGCTCTCCGGACAGGGGGAAGAGAGTATGGTGGTTCTTTCCAGCCGGGTCCGCCTGGCCCGCAATATATCAGGGATGACGTTCCCGTCGGCGGCCGGAAGTGACACCAAAGACAAGGTCGTCGGTTATTTTGAATCGGCCCGGTCGCATTCCGACAAACTGGCCCGGGGAACCTTTGTCAGGGCGGTCGACTTGACTCAACTGGATCGAGAATTTTTGGTGGAGCGGCATCTGATGTCGCCGACTTTCATGCAGGATGACGGTTCCAGCGCCCTCTATATCGGAGAGAACGAGCAAGTTTCTATCATGGTTAATGAAGAGGATCATTTCCGAATTCAGGCCCTGTCGCCCGGTCTTAATCCGTCCGAAGCACTGCGCCTCGCGGGTGAATATGACAATGAAATCGGCAAATATCTGCAACTGGATTATGATCCCGATTTCGGCTTTTTGACCGCTTGCCCCACCAATGTCGGCACTGGGATGAGAGCCTCCGTCCTGATTCATTTGCCGGGTCTGGTCATCACCAAGGATATTGAAAAAGTTATTTCGAAAATTACCAAAATGGGCGTGGTCGTACGCGGATTTTACGGCGAGGGTACCGATGTCCTCGGAAATCTTTTCCAAATTTCAAATCATACCACGCTGGGCATTTCCGAAAAGGAGATACTCGATTTGATTACCGGGGTTACGAAATCAATAATTGAAGATGAAGCGGGCGCGCGACAACGCCTTATGGATGAGGCCTCGAATCAAATTATTGACAAGATCTGGCGGGCCTATGGCATTTTGAAATTCGCCCGGGTTCTGACGTCCGAGGAAGTCATGAATCTTCTCTCGGCGGTCCGCCTGGGGGTGGCTATGGGAATTATAGACTTTATCGATATTTCGCTGATTAATGAAATTCTGCTTTTATCCCAGCCGGCCCATATTCAAAAATATCTTGCCGAAGAAATGAACTCTGACCGGCGTGATGTTGTTAGAGCAGAAATAGTAAGGACGAAGTTGCAGCAGAGCCAAAATTGA
- a CDS encoding membrane hypothetical protein (Evidence 5 : Unknown function), with product MIAAIRKHPLLTCMTVAFILRLIAVIFSRGYMASDDFFETVKIAYQGVTSGLTNAEGLMRWDAVPSQEIARSPLYNVALYAVLKLEQIAGIANLDPMMYLVRLLHALLSLLTVWYGFKYIKTATGSDNFALVGGLILAGHFLLPYLAVRNLIEQVSADFFVPAIFFVYIGTRERDGRYLLLAGILSGLSWMFRFNVGAAILPIPFAVWYLTRSIRPAVYYCLGLFVIFLFSGSLDLIYLGSFGRSNITLIKGAFVPALLPQPFWFYFALVAGVLIPPFSIYFMVTYFRRSIIREHLILFSSALMFFLAHTLISNKQERFLLPIFPLLIILGIIGLKEFLSQRDHASWNMKLFKYSAIMAVIVNIVLLPVFTTYYVHKGAVEPFVYLSRQNDVKKVLVDSTERIRLIPFEYEGFGRPRPILLFPRDTLGSEDLLGPSRDSINYFVIFTDDSLSRHLADLESDFGRLEPVFHSTPSLMDGILHALNPNHNLENCAWVCRRLSN from the coding sequence ATGATCGCGGCAATTCGCAAACACCCTTTACTGACCTGCATGACGGTCGCTTTTATTTTGCGCCTGATTGCTGTTATCTTCTCCCGGGGATATATGGCATCTGATGATTTTTTCGAAACCGTCAAAATCGCCTACCAGGGGGTAACTTCCGGGTTGACCAATGCCGAGGGATTGATGCGCTGGGATGCGGTTCCCTCCCAGGAAATTGCCCGCTCGCCGCTTTACAATGTCGCCCTTTATGCGGTTCTGAAACTGGAACAGATCGCGGGGATAGCGAATCTCGATCCGATGATGTACCTGGTGCGTCTTCTGCATGCCCTGCTGTCCCTTCTGACAGTATGGTATGGTTTTAAATATATTAAAACTGCCACCGGCAGTGACAATTTTGCCCTTGTCGGCGGGCTAATTTTGGCCGGCCATTTCCTTTTGCCCTATTTGGCGGTTCGCAATCTTATCGAACAGGTTTCCGCCGATTTCTTTGTCCCGGCGATATTTTTTGTCTATATCGGCACTCGGGAGCGCGATGGACGTTACCTCCTACTGGCCGGTATCTTGTCCGGATTGTCCTGGATGTTTCGTTTCAATGTCGGCGCCGCTATACTTCCGATCCCTTTTGCCGTCTGGTATCTTACCCGCTCCATCCGTCCCGCAGTCTATTATTGCCTTGGGCTGTTTGTCATATTCCTTTTCAGCGGCAGTCTCGACCTGATCTATCTCGGTTCGTTCGGGCGATCGAATATTACCCTGATCAAAGGGGCCTTTGTACCGGCTCTCCTCCCTCAGCCGTTCTGGTTTTATTTTGCGCTGGTTGCCGGTGTTCTCATTCCGCCCTTTTCAATCTATTTCATGGTGACATATTTCAGGCGGAGCATCATCAGGGAACACCTCATTCTTTTTTCCAGCGCTTTAATGTTTTTCCTGGCGCACACCTTGATTTCAAATAAGCAGGAGCGCTTTCTGCTTCCCATATTCCCGCTATTGATAATTTTGGGGATAATAGGATTGAAAGAGTTCCTTTCTCAAAGGGATCATGCGTCTTGGAATATGAAATTATTCAAATATTCCGCCATAATGGCTGTCATTGTCAATATTGTACTATTGCCCGTTTTCACCACCTATTATGTTCACAAAGGCGCGGTCGAACCGTTCGTTTATCTGAGTCGTCAGAATGATGTCAAAAAAGTTCTGGTCGATTCGACGGAGCGAATACGTCTGATTCCGTTTGAGTATGAGGGCTTTGGCCGACCCCGGCCGATCTTACTTTTTCCCAGGGATACGCTCGGGAGCGAAGATTTACTCGGCCCGTCGCGGGACAGCATCAATTACTTCGTTATCTTCACCGACGATTCCCTGTCCAGACATCTGGCGGATTTGGAATCGGATTTTGGTCGGCTCGAACCGGTCTTTCATTCGACGCCGTCGCTCATGGACGGGATCCTGCACGCTCTGAATCCGAACCACAATCTCGAAAATTGCGCCTGGGTTTGCCGCCGTCTTTCGAATTAG
- the lysU gene encoding lysine tRNA synthetase, inducible (Evidence 2a : Function from experimental evidences in other organisms; PubMedId : 10913247, 2183178, 2188953, 7735833; Product type e : enzyme) yields the protein MSDQSHDPKKPEETPAIPLDELLAIRHKKIADLRQSGINPYPYRFVRSHQVSEVIERFDTLSSSETVVSLAGRIMLKRKMGKSIFADIHDFSGRIQVYFKIDVVGETAFNLFDLLDLGDVVGVTGVPFITRTGEKTIRVQNFELLAKAIQPLPDKHAGLVDKETRYRRRYVDLIVNPEVRETLVKRSRIIKSIRQFLDSRGFLEVETPILQPLYGGASARPFVTHHNTLDMTLYLRIADELYLKRLIVGGFEKVWEFCKDFRNEGMDRLHNPEFSMVELYWAYADYKDIMQLFQDLLRQTVLDLHGKYKIPYEEYEIDFEPPFKEISMIDAIKEKTGIDLLPLEYDAAKALAKEKGIDADDLKNWGKVVEAFFEHFVEPTLIQPTIIKDFPREISPLAKVHRDNPRLTERFELFIGTLETGNAFSELNDPEDQRQRFLDQVAQRQAGDEEAQQYDEDYVTALSYGMPPTGGLGFGIDRLVMLLTNCHSIRDVIFFPQMRPE from the coding sequence ATGAGTGACCAATCACACGATCCGAAAAAGCCCGAAGAAACCCCGGCGATACCTCTTGACGAACTGCTTGCCATCCGTCACAAAAAAATCGCCGACCTGCGTCAGAGCGGAATTAATCCTTATCCCTACCGTTTCGTGCGGAGCCATCAGGTGAGCGAAGTCATCGAGAGGTTCGATACTCTATCGTCTTCTGAAACCGTCGTCTCTCTGGCCGGGCGAATCATGCTAAAACGAAAAATGGGGAAATCGATATTCGCCGATATTCATGATTTCAGCGGACGGATCCAGGTCTATTTTAAAATCGATGTCGTCGGCGAAACCGCCTTCAACCTTTTTGATCTGCTCGATCTGGGCGATGTTGTGGGCGTAACTGGAGTTCCGTTTATCACTCGCACCGGGGAGAAAACCATTCGGGTTCAGAATTTTGAACTTCTCGCCAAGGCCATTCAGCCCTTGCCCGATAAACATGCCGGCTTGGTCGATAAAGAAACGCGCTACCGCCGCCGCTATGTCGATCTGATCGTTAATCCCGAGGTTCGCGAAACGCTCGTTAAACGGAGCCGTATAATAAAATCGATCCGCCAGTTTCTCGACAGCCGCGGTTTTCTCGAGGTCGAGACTCCGATCCTTCAGCCTCTCTATGGTGGCGCCTCGGCCCGCCCTTTTGTTACGCATCATAATACGCTCGATATGACCCTTTATCTGCGTATCGCCGATGAATTGTATCTGAAGAGACTGATTGTCGGCGGATTCGAGAAGGTTTGGGAATTCTGCAAGGACTTCCGCAACGAAGGGATGGATCGTCTGCATAACCCGGAATTTTCCATGGTCGAACTGTACTGGGCCTACGCCGACTACAAAGATATAATGCAACTCTTCCAGGATCTGCTCCGGCAAACGGTCTTGGATCTGCATGGCAAGTACAAAATCCCCTATGAGGAATACGAAATCGATTTCGAGCCGCCGTTCAAAGAAATTTCCATGATTGATGCCATTAAGGAAAAGACCGGGATAGATTTATTGCCTCTGGAATATGATGCCGCCAAAGCCCTGGCCAAGGAGAAAGGGATTGATGCCGACGACCTGAAAAACTGGGGGAAAGTGGTCGAAGCTTTCTTTGAGCATTTTGTGGAACCGACCCTCATCCAGCCGACCATAATAAAAGATTTTCCTCGGGAAATTTCCCCTCTGGCCAAGGTGCATCGTGACAATCCACGCCTGACAGAGAGGTTCGAATTGTTTATCGGAACTCTCGAAACCGGGAACGCTTTCTCCGAATTGAATGACCCCGAAGACCAGCGGCAGAGATTCCTGGACCAGGTGGCCCAGCGCCAGGCGGGCGACGAAGAGGCCCAGCAGTATGATGAAGATTATGTCACGGCTCTTTCCTACGGGATGCCGCCGACCGGGGGACTGGGCTTCGGCATCGACCGGCTGGTGATGCTTCTAACCAACTGCCATTCCATCCGGGATGTCATCTTCTTCCCCCAGATGCGCCCGGAATGA
- a CDS encoding Methyltransferase yields MRVTGGKYKGRLLKSAPGMAARPTTDKVRQSIFNILMNDIEGKTVLDLFAGAGTLGIEALSRGAVSAVFIEIAHQQFTAIRQNLKSLDLQEELIQADYLKGCRQLAREGRQFDIIFADPPYEKIPPGEVIAAVLEYNLLAPGGFLIIEHKAGVVNTDDKMTLLKNRKFGQTEVTFYASKKE; encoded by the coding sequence ATGCGCGTCACCGGCGGCAAATATAAGGGGCGGCTTTTGAAATCGGCCCCCGGCATGGCGGCCCGCCCGACTACCGACAAGGTCCGTCAATCCATCTTCAATATTCTTATGAATGATATCGAAGGCAAAACGGTTCTGGATCTTTTTGCCGGTGCGGGAACGCTCGGAATCGAGGCCCTTTCCCGCGGCGCTGTATCGGCGGTCTTCATCGAAATCGCCCATCAGCAATTCACGGCCATAAGGCAAAATCTCAAATCGCTGGATTTGCAGGAGGAATTGATTCAGGCCGATTATCTCAAGGGTTGCCGGCAACTGGCCCGGGAAGGACGGCAATTCGATATAATCTTCGCCGATCCCCCCTATGAGAAGATTCCGCCCGGTGAAGTCATCGCCGCCGTTCTGGAATATAACTTGCTTGCCCCCGGCGGATTTCTTATTATTGAGCACAAAGCGGGCGTCGTAAATACCGATGATAAAATGACGCTTCTTAAGAACAGGAAATTCGGCCAGACCGAGGTGACATTTTATGCCTCCAAAAAAGAATAA
- the lolD gene encoding outer membrane-specific lipoprotein transporter subunit; ATP-binding component of ABC superfamily (Evidence 2a : Function from experimental evidences in other organisms; PubMedId : 10783239; Product type t : transporter), with amino-acid sequence MEAAENNHLLEATGVFRSFETSEGTLEVLRGVDLAINQGEMAAVVGESGVGKSTLLHILGGLDRPNKGTVVLKGERLLDKSETDLAHFRNSNLGFVFQYHYLLEDFSALENVMIPALIAGVSRQEAAVKAEHLLVDVGLENRMHHRPRQLSGGEQQRVAVARALVNEPGMVIADEPSGNLDIKTGEKLHRLLAQLNNSRGTTFLIATHNIDLAKSCRIIVRLVNGQVGEVIQN; translated from the coding sequence TTGGAAGCGGCCGAAAATAACCATCTTCTGGAAGCCACCGGGGTCTTTCGAAGTTTCGAGACCTCTGAAGGGACTTTAGAGGTTTTAAGAGGGGTGGACCTCGCCATAAATCAGGGTGAAATGGCGGCGGTGGTGGGGGAATCCGGAGTCGGCAAATCGACTCTTCTCCATATATTGGGGGGGCTGGATCGCCCCAATAAAGGGACAGTGGTTCTGAAAGGGGAGAGACTATTGGATAAAAGCGAAACCGATCTGGCTCATTTCCGCAACTCCAATCTCGGCTTTGTCTTCCAATATCATTATCTCCTTGAAGATTTCTCGGCGCTGGAAAATGTAATGATTCCGGCCCTTATTGCCGGGGTGAGCCGCCAGGAGGCCGCGGTAAAGGCGGAACATCTCCTTGTCGATGTAGGTTTAGAGAATAGGATGCATCACCGGCCTCGGCAGCTATCCGGAGGTGAACAGCAGCGAGTGGCGGTGGCGCGGGCGTTAGTTAATGAGCCGGGCATGGTTATTGCCGATGAGCCATCCGGGAATCTCGATATCAAGACCGGTGAGAAGCTTCACCGTCTCCTGGCCCAGTTGAATAATTCCCGAGGAACCACCTTTTTAATTGCCACTCATAATATTGATTTGGCCAAAAGTTGCCGAATAATTGTAAGACTGGTAAATGGCCAGGTTGGAGAGGTTATCCAGAACTAG
- a CDS encoding conserved membrane hypothetical protein (Evidence 4 : Unknown function but conserved in other organisms) — MYYERFIAGRYLRSGHFFTSVSTWITVLGVTLGVAVVCFVMSMHNGFESELRKRLLGTTSHITVFPRDGMTIPHYRELIKDIMKVPDVVAASPFIYYKAAISSASAGDGIVVRGIELNSEKNTADIAKTIIKGDYNFDISDFDTTELAAGMLMGTTLADRLGVTVGDPVVLYSLRGEDLRRNLRPRIAKFYITGIFESGMYEFDAEMVYIPLQAAQKLFQMDDEVTAVHMKLTDIYLADKVTPEIKEAIGPGYDVVPWNVLHKNLFTWIALEKKILFIGFILIVLVAAFSIISTLVMLAMQKRSEIGILKTFGSTAASIRKIFIYNGLSIGLVGVICGWSIALAASWIQNKYALISLPAELYFIDYLPIEIHPFDFFLAGLVTMIICFLAAYYPAYRAAKHSVIEVLRQ; from the coding sequence ATGTACTATGAACGATTTATAGCCGGACGGTATCTCCGCTCCGGCCATTTTTTCACCTCGGTCTCGACCTGGATCACCGTGCTCGGTGTCACCCTCGGGGTGGCGGTCGTTTGCTTCGTGATGTCGATGCATAACGGCTTCGAATCGGAACTGCGTAAACGCTTGCTGGGAACCACTTCGCATATAACGGTCTTTCCCCGCGACGGTATGACCATTCCGCATTACCGGGAATTGATAAAAGACATCATGAAGGTTCCCGATGTCGTGGCGGCGTCGCCCTTCATTTATTATAAGGCCGCCATTTCCTCGGCCTCGGCCGGCGACGGCATCGTGGTTCGCGGCATCGAGCTGAATAGCGAGAAAAATACCGCTGATATCGCCAAGACCATCATCAAGGGGGATTATAATTTTGACATTAGCGATTTCGATACCACCGAACTGGCCGCCGGAATGCTGATGGGTACGACTCTGGCCGACAGATTGGGAGTCACGGTCGGCGATCCGGTTGTTCTATATTCTCTCCGCGGCGAGGACCTTCGCCGCAATCTGCGTCCGCGCATTGCCAAATTCTATATTACCGGGATTTTTGAAAGCGGGATGTATGAGTTTGACGCCGAGATGGTTTATATCCCGCTTCAAGCCGCCCAGAAATTATTCCAGATGGATGACGAGGTCACCGCCGTCCATATGAAATTGACCGATATTTATCTAGCCGATAAAGTGACCCCGGAAATCAAGGAGGCTATCGGACCGGGGTACGATGTTGTCCCCTGGAACGTTCTGCATAAAAACCTCTTCACCTGGATTGCCTTGGAAAAGAAAATTCTGTTTATCGGTTTTATTTTAATTGTGCTTGTGGCGGCGTTCTCGATTATTTCCACGCTGGTAATGCTGGCAATGCAGAAAAGATCCGAAATTGGCATCCTTAAAACCTTCGGTTCGACCGCCGCCTCAATTCGTAAGATATTTATATACAATGGCTTATCAATCGGTCTGGTTGGTGTTATCTGTGGCTGGTCCATTGCCTTAGCGGCCTCCTGGATTCAAAACAAATATGCCCTGATATCCCTGCCTGCCGAATTATATTTTATCGATTATCTCCCTATCGAAATCCATCCCTTTGACTTCTTCCTTGCCGGTCTGGTCACTATGATAATCTGCTTTTTGGCGGCATATTACCCCGCCTATCGCGCCGCCAAGCATTCTGTCATCGAGGTCTTAAGGCAGTAA
- the coaD gene encoding Phosphopantetheine adenylyltransferase produces the protein MPPKKNKGKLAIYPGTFDPITNGHLSLIDRAVHLFDNLTVAVSKNAGKAPLFSHDERFELVKKSINNRKNIEVIKFDGLLADLAQKLGATAIVRGLRAVSDFEYEFQMALMNRKLIHDVETVFLMPSLSWVYLSSTIVKDVAANHGEIKGLVPSVVAQALMKKVKEMKV, from the coding sequence ATGCCTCCAAAAAAGAATAAAGGGAAATTGGCCATATATCCCGGGACCTTCGACCCAATTACTAACGGCCATCTCTCGTTAATCGATCGTGCCGTCCACCTTTTCGATAATCTCACCGTGGCGGTGTCGAAGAATGCCGGGAAGGCCCCTCTCTTTTCGCATGATGAGAGATTCGAACTGGTCAAAAAATCAATCAATAACCGGAAAAATATTGAGGTGATAAAATTCGACGGCCTTCTCGCCGACCTGGCCCAGAAACTCGGCGCCACCGCCATCGTCCGCGGTCTGCGGGCCGTCTCCGATTTCGAGTACGAGTTCCAGATGGCGCTGATGAATCGCAAGTTGATTCACGACGTGGAGACCGTGTTTTTGATGCCGTCACTGTCCTGGGTGTACCTTTCTTCGACCATAGTCAAAGACGTGGCCGCCAATCATGGCGAAATTAAAGGACTGGTTCCTTCGGTGGTGGCGCAGGCCCTGATGAAAAAAGTGAAAGAGATGAAGGTTTAA
- a CDS encoding putative DMT superfamily drug/metaboltie permease (Evidence 3 : Putative function from multiple computational evidences), producing MSITLFALLSLIWGSTWMAIKIGLEDSPPFWSAGIRFVAASLIIVIINSIRRRVYPRDKGEIIKIAFPGVFMYAASYMLVYSAETHIDSSLTAVIFSGFPIFVALISYFMLREERLSPLGWLGMAIGLIGIVMVSYSSLQESQFRFWGVLMAVLAAVASAYGTVYIRAYLKNHDIFVMAAIQMTVGAILIILTAMIFEPLSAFKITAKSVGALAYLALFGTVVAFLGYYWLLQKMRAISVSLISFIIPVIAILVGHFFLSETITALVIFGTILILAGVALVLRG from the coding sequence ATGTCAATTACGCTTTTCGCTCTCCTTAGCCTGATCTGGGGCTCAACCTGGATGGCCATCAAAATCGGTCTTGAAGATTCCCCTCCCTTTTGGTCGGCCGGAATAAGATTCGTTGCGGCCAGTCTTATTATTGTCATTATTAATTCGATTCGCCGGCGGGTTTATCCGCGCGATAAGGGGGAAATAATAAAGATCGCTTTTCCCGGAGTTTTTATGTATGCCGCCAGCTATATGCTGGTTTACTCGGCGGAAACCCATATCGATTCCTCCCTGACCGCCGTAATTTTCTCCGGCTTTCCGATATTTGTAGCCTTGATTTCTTATTTCATGCTTCGCGAGGAGCGCTTATCGCCGCTTGGATGGCTCGGCATGGCGATCGGACTTATCGGCATCGTGATGGTCTCCTATTCGTCCTTGCAGGAATCGCAGTTTCGGTTTTGGGGCGTCCTGATGGCGGTTCTGGCGGCGGTGGCTTCGGCCTATGGAACTGTCTATATTCGCGCCTATCTGAAAAATCATGACATCTTTGTTATGGCCGCCATACAGATGACAGTCGGGGCCATTTTGATAATTCTAACTGCCATGATATTCGAGCCTTTGAGTGCTTTCAAGATCACCGCCAAGTCCGTCGGGGCCCTGGCCTATCTGGCTCTTTTCGGAACCGTGGTCGCTTTTCTGGGGTACTACTGGCTCCTTCAAAAAATGCGGGCGATAAGCGTCTCCCTGATTTCATTCATTATCCCTGTCATCGCTATACTTGTCGGCCATTTCTTTCTCTCCGAAACTATAACGGCGCTTGTCATATTTGGCACCATCCTGATCTTGGCCGGTGTCGCATTGGTGCTCAGAGGATAA
- a CDS encoding UvrB/UvrC protein: MVCQDCNKQQATVHLTRIVNNEKVVVSLCKDCAAKRGFHSPLDNVPFPLAEILSSLIQQQYNPRSQGEELPDLKCPGCGMTFTEFTRQGRFGCGECYKTFRVQLEPIMRRIHGSSMHKGKLPVGEAAETLPIKEEERLESELKKAIDGEDFERAADLRDKLKAFKESLLAPKGGN, encoded by the coding sequence ATGGTGTGTCAGGATTGCAATAAACAGCAGGCGACCGTTCATTTGACCCGGATCGTCAATAATGAGAAGGTGGTAGTTTCGCTTTGCAAGGATTGCGCCGCCAAGCGGGGCTTCCACTCGCCGCTCGATAATGTGCCTTTTCCTCTGGCCGAAATTCTTTCCAGCTTAATTCAGCAGCAATACAATCCCCGGAGCCAGGGCGAAGAACTGCCGGATCTGAAATGCCCCGGGTGCGGCATGACTTTCACCGAATTCACCCGGCAGGGACGCTTCGGATGCGGTGAATGCTATAAAACTTTTCGGGTGCAATTGGAGCCGATTATGCGGCGCATTCATGGTTCCTCGATGCATAAGGGAAAACTCCCAGTCGGGGAGGCCGCGGAGACACTTCCGATCAAGGAAGAAGAACGCCTCGAAAGTGAATTAAAAAAGGCGATTGACGGTGAAGATTTCGAGCGGGCTGCCGATTTGCGTGATAAATTGAAAGCTTTTAAAGAATCGTTGTTGGCTCCCAAAGGCGGAAATTGA